A window of Daphnia carinata strain CSIRO-1 chromosome 5, CSIRO_AGI_Dcar_HiC_V3, whole genome shotgun sequence genomic DNA:
GTTCGACTTAGCAGCCTTCTCTTAAACGAGCTTGCCATTCAATTCGACCAAACGTTTTATTGGTCGGATTCGACAACGGTGCTCAGCTGGATCAAATCTACGTCCTGTCGTTTCAACGTGTACGTTGGAAATCGAATCGGGAGATCCTCGAACTTTCAACAGCTGATCAGTGGAAATAGGTACCCAGCGGCCTAAACCCAGCAGATGATGCTAGCGGTGGTGTTTCCTCGAATGAAACCAGGGTGCGGGCAGTTTCTCAAACTGCTGTCGACTCCACCAGAAAGAACAATTCAATGGTGGAGAGAAGTTGTATTATGTGTAGGATATGGTGCCTAGACGTATAGGGTTTAGTAAGTGTGGTACAATTCAGAATGTTACTTAGAATACCTGATGGGCTGACGGGCTGACAGGCTAAATGGCCACTCATACACATATACAGGATATAAACCGAAGTTTGGGCGAGAGCctattaatataaatattaatataGCTAGTAAGGAAAGGGATGAAACAACATTATTGTTACCGAGTGGCTCAGACAAATCAGGGATGGAGGCAGAATGTTTCGTCGACACAGTTCGACACAGGACAAGTATTATGACTATAGGCAATGAATGTAGCTTAGAACACGAACAAGTATTACATATAAATTGTGAATAGTGATACCTAGGAGTCGAAGAAGATTGGTAGAGTGAATTTCTTGGATCGAAGGACACAAGTTCGCGATACGAGAAATGGACGTGTAGTGTCAGAAACGTGGGGTTTGGAGCAGACGAAACATAATTACAGTTGGGGTAGGGAACATTAGGGTTAAACAGTAACTTAGTAGTGCGATGTGGTTGGTCTGTCTTCGCATCATTCTTCGTTACGTAGACTTGGGTGGTAGATTCTAGAGGCGTAGTTTTCTCCGGAACATGCTCCCCCGAGTCCGGAACGGACGAGCCAGCTTCAAGAAAACATAGTTCGGTAATTCCTCTTCGGAATACTCCAGTGGGTAGTTTAATGTCCACTGCTCTGCCGCAGCCATCCGATCCTGGATAGGTTTGGACGACGTGGCCAATACTCCATACGCCGCGACTGAAGCCTTTGTTTATTTCGAGCACAACATCTCCGATCTCTAGGTTGGGACGTTgcgttttccattttttacgGGAGGCCAGAGATTGTAAATAAGTCGTTTTCCAGAGGTGCCAGAATAGATTTAATGTACGTTACAGGCATTGATAACGTTCTCGCGGTTGCGCGTCGTCATAGCATCCAGCGGGGGGATATGCGGTCGGTGCACGATTTAAGAAGTCGTTTGGCGTTAGGGGGCGGAAATCTTCCGGATCGGAGCTGGCATATGTCAGCGGCCTAGTGTTTAGCAGCCCCGCGACTTCATGAAGCACCGTTCGAAGTACATCCTCGCTAGGATGACGGAAGgctcctttctctctttctaaaGCATCGTAGAGAGCTCTCTTGGTGATTTTGACTAAGGCCTCGTGAGCTCCTCCAAAATGGGGAGTACGGTGCGGTTGAAAGATCCAGCGTATACGGGTACTGTGCATAAACGCGGGCACCTCTTCGGAGCTATGTAATTTGATGGCTGCCTCTCGTAGCTCGCCTTCCGCGCCGACGAAGTTCGTCCCGTTGTCGGAATGAAGGACTGCTGGGCTACGATACATGGCGATAAATCTGCGCAGGGATAGGAGAAAGTCTTCAGATGAAAGCGACGGTACTAATTCCAAGAATATTGTCCTGGTTACCAGGCATGTATACAGCACGCCCCATCTTTTAGCGATTCTGCAACGATACGAGCTGATCTCTAATGGGCCGAATAGATCCACGGCTGTTCGAGTGAAGGGAATGGTGCCATAGTCGAGGCGGGACTCTGGTAACTCGGCCATCAATTGTTCGCCCGGTCGGGCTCGATTACGCCTACAGATGGGACAATCCCTGCGGATCTTCTTCACTAATTCTCTCCCGCTTGTCATCCAAAAATGTTGACGTATGTAGCAGAGGAGGAAGTCCGTTCCTACATGATTGAGTCGCGTATGGAACGCGTGGACGATTTTCTCGGCGAGCGGGTGTTTTCCGGGCAAGAGTACCGGATGCAGCTGATCGTAGGGCAGGCGTGCGCGACCAATTCGTCCACCAAGTCTAAGTAGCCCATCTTTGTCGAGGATCGGAGACAGGGCCAACAGCGAGGAGCTAGAGTGCAGGgttttattattctttagGCGTCTTAGTTCTTCAGAGAACGCCTCGACCTGACACTGTTTGATTACATCAAAGAAGACAGGGTCTAGTTGGCACAGTGAGGGAAGACAAGACAGTTCTGGAGTAATTTGGATTTGGGTCCAGTCTCTCTGAACCGGCTGCGTGATGACGAGTGTACGTGCGGGACGTTTCTCCTCGTTTACCGCTATCCACGGAAGATCCATCGGCCATTCCTGCCCAGACTGTGAGAGAAATTTCGGTCCTTTAAGCCAGGCAACTGGGAAAATGGTTCCATCTAGAGTGGAGCGGGTCGCGGCATCCGCCGGATTTAGAGCGCCCGGGACGAAGCGCCATTCGTCGGGTTCGGTGATGGTTTGTATTTCTCCAATGCGATTGCTCACGAAGACTTGATAATGGGCTGCTGTGGCTCGGATCCGATTTCGGACAGTGCTGCTGTCAGTCCAGAATTTTCTGCTGGATATCATTCCAGGAGGGAGTGACGTTCCGACGGTTTTGGCGAGCCGGGCGCCCAGCAAGGCCGCGTTTAGTTCCAGCTTCGGAACCGAGAGACATTTTTTGGGAGCTAACTTGTTGGCCGCCTTGATTTGGTGTATCCTTATCGTCTGCTTGCAGTTTTTGTCGTAGCTATTTCTGATGTAGACCACTGCCGCGTAGGCTTCTTCCGAAGCATCACAGAAGGTGTGGATTTCTGAAGAGGTAATAGTCGATACCGCAGGGAAGAGACAGCGAGGGATTTCCACATCACCCAATAATTTTAGGGCGTTGAACCACTGTTCCCACCATTTCCGGTCGTCGCCAACCACTTCGTCGGTCCATTTCAATCCTTTGACGCCGAGTTCTCTCAGGCGTATCTTGGCCTTTACTATCAATGGAGAGGCGGTGCCGAGGGGGTCAAAGACACTGGCCACTTTACTAATGAGGTTTACGCGGGTGAAGCAGGTGTCGGGACGGTTAGCTACGTTGAATCCGAGGGAGTCCTTAAGGGTGTTCCAAAATACACCCAGAACCTTTTCGTCGGGATTTTGCACTAGAGAATGGGTGGTTGGTGACGAAGACAGCACGTGTTCCTTTCCCATTACACCTTGGACGAATTCCGGTGAATTTGATATCCACCCCTGCAGTTTGAGATCCGCAGCGAGCAGATAATTACGGATCGTTGTAGCTTCTTGCGTCGCGTCTGTGATACCGGGGGCAGAGTTAAGGTAATCGTCCACATATATGTTATCTCGGACGGCGGTAGTAATCCTTTCATTTGCACCAGCATCTTCCATAATCTTCCGGATTGTGTGAATGGCGACGAAGGGGAACAGCTCGCCCCAAACGGTAGACGATCCATCCGGCAGGTTTTCGGCTCGGTTTCCCCTTTTGGATTCCACAAAAAACAGAAGTAGCTAGCGTCTTCATCGCTCAGACGAAAGCTGCTAAACATGGCCTCGATATCCGCCGCCCAGGCGATCTCGTACAATCTGAAACGGTTGACTACGGCTGCGAGAGATGGTTGAAGGGCCGGGCCAGCTATTATTGCATTGTTGAGACATTTGCCTTTGAAGGGGGCTGCAGTGTCGAAAACTACTCGAAGTTTTGATCCTTTGTAGACGCCGTGGTGTGCCAGAAAATACCTTGCAGTCGATTCGTTATTGACTACTGATGCATACCCTTGATCAAAGGTTTTGGACATGGCAACCCGATAATCCTCTTCGTAAGCTGGTTAATTTTCGAACCGCCGTAATAAACTCTTCCATCGGTTGATGGCCATTTCGTAGTTATTCGTCAGATTTGGTTCTCCCTCTCGCCAGGTGATCGGAACTTGATAACCGACGTCTAGCCTTTTCGTTCCTGAGACTGCTATTGCTAGAGCTCTTTTGTCTTCAGGTGACAAACATCCAGCCTGAAACTCCGTTCCGAACTCCTCCGTATCGCAGAACCTGCGAAGTTGAGTGTTCAGATCTTTGGAGTAGGTACTGCTGATAACTCGATTGCTTCGGACGGTGGCCAAGGTGTCTTGCGTGTCGGTTACGCCTCGGATAATCCACCCCAATTGAGTACGGGAGGCTACGGGCTCACCTGCCTTTCCGCCTCGGCCTTCCTGAACCATTGACAGATGTGCATGGTCCATGCCTACCAGTACATCGATGTCGCCCCCTACTTCGCCCACCGGTATATCTCTCAGGTGGCTccaattttgtttcttgacGTTCCAGTTGATCACGGGAGCTGGATTCGCCACCCTTTTCATGGTAGAAGCGGATATTGGAAATAGAGCTCCGGTCTCTGAACGGATCAAGAATCGTACGCGTTGTGAGGAGTGTTGCCGTACTTCACCACCGACTCCATCCACTTCAAGGATTTGCGGGATTCCTCGTATGTTTAAAGATCGGGCGCATGAGTCTGTCATGAGAGTGGAGTCACTTCCCTCATCGATAAACACGTTCACCAGTTGGGACCATTTCCCGTCGACTGAGCTCACTTCCAACCGCATCATTCCCAAATCCACCCTCTGCCTGCCGGTGCGGGCTGTCGATGGTTTGGCTCGTTTTATAGATAGATTTCCGGAGTCGTGCAATACTTCGTGGTGGCTGTATCGGCAACCGGTATGTTTGCAGGGTCTTCTTTTCGGACAGCTTTGGACAGAATGCTTGGGGCTGAAACAGCAGAAGCATAGGTGATGACGAACGCAGAACATGACTCGCTCCCCGATGGAGAGCCCTTGGAATTCTGTGCAGTCGGTCAGTTTGTGGGTTTTCTCGCATTTGAAGCAAAATGGGCGGTCGAGTACCGTTCCTCTGATATCTGGAGAAGTTGTGGCTCCTTGATGCACGCGTGCTGGACGACGATTGTCGGGAAAATTGTTTCTGGCTACTGGGGCACTCTGTTCCGCCGCTATGCTGGGAGCGTTTTGGTATGCTGAGGCTCTATTGCAAAGCCATCTTCCAAAATCGTTGAGGCTTCTATGCTCTAGGTCTCTCCCATTTTCCTTCGTTCCAAGCCAAGCGATCGTGTAGAGAGAGTCTCTGACAAACCCTTTCGATGACATCAGCTGGTGAAACTTCAATTCGAGTAAGATCGAAGAGGTGGGGGCGAATTTTCTCGGCATATCTTTTGAACGTTCTTGGATCCAATTTCAGCTCTAACCGGTCAATTGCTTGTATATGTGCTGCTCTCATAACGTCGCGTCTCCCACAGGTCTGCTTCAGTCTTACTAGCGCTTCTATGTAGGCTTCCTCTCCACCTCCGAGTCCGTATATTACGTCTAGACAGTCACCTCGAAGGTATCTTTTCAATAAGGCAATCTTTTCTCCTGGGGACCTCGGAGTGTCATGTACTAGGGCCTTGAAGACGTCAATCCATGCGAACCAATGTAGTGCCCTTCCGTGATAGACTTCCAACTCCGCCGAGACTGACGAACGGAAGTGATGTTGGCTGGACTCTGGTGGCAACCGGCCGTTGCTGTATTGGTCTATCCAGTCGTCCGGGGCGTTGCTCCTATCGCTCACCCATGGCACATTGACTATCCTTTTCGGAATGACATTCTCTTTGCCAGCAGCATGTGGTCGACTGGTTGGAATTGGTCGTTGGCTGACTGATGAATAGCGTTCGTCGTCATCTACTGTTAATGAACTCAAGGCTCTGCTTATTGCACCCGCTTCGGCTTGGGAACCGGGGTGTCTTTCTTGTAGATTTTGGATCTCTTCAGGTCTTCTTGGTACGGCTAAATTGTCAATAGTCCTGTACGGTTCTCTTTCTTGTCGTCCGATTCCGACTGCGGGAAACGATTGCCTAGGATCCTCTTGGATTTCAGAAGCTGGATCGTCCAGCCTGGAGGTTAAATAGCCTTCCACCATTTCGTACATTTCGCCAGATTGCTGTACGTAACGCAGGTGCATAGCTTCCTGCTTGTCATTCTCGATGGTATCTGGGTCGGTACCCATGAGATCCGTGTGTACATGACGGTTGTCGTGATTCAGGTTCCTCAGATGTTCCATTAGTCCCTTAATGGCTCCCCGTGAGCCTCCACTAAGTATCAGTGAATCGGTGTGGCGACGAGTGACCGTTATCTGTTTGCGCAGCtgagttcttcttcttttccacgTTTCGATCTCTTCTTGGGGCGGAACACCTCCGATGGCTCCTATTT
This region includes:
- the LOC130703047 gene encoding uncharacterized protein LOC130703047 — its product is MIDNEQTAQEEIGAIGGVPPQEEIETWKRRRTQLRKQITVTRRHTDSLILSGGSRGAIKGLMEHLRNLNHDNRHVHTDLMGTDPDTIENDKQEAMHLRYVQQSGEMYEMVEGYLTSRLDDPASEIQEDPRQSFPAVGIGRQEREPYRTIDNLAVPRRPEEIQNLQERHPGSQAEAGAISRALSSLTVDDDERYSSVSQRPIPTSRPHAAGKENVIPKRIVNVPWVSDRSNAPDDWIDQYSNGRLPPESSQHHFRSSVSAELEVYHGRALHWFAWIDVFKALVHDTPRSPGEKIALLKRYLRGDCLDVIYGLGGGEEAYIEALVRLKQTCGRRDVMRAAHIQAIDRLELKLDPRTFKRYAEKIRPHLFDLTRIEVSPADVIERENGRDLEHRSLNDFGRWLCNRASAYQNAPSIAAEQSAPVARNNFPDNRRPARVHQGATTSPDIRGTVLDRPFCFKCEKTHKLTDCTEFQGLSIGERVMFCVRHHLCFCCFSPKHSVQSCPKRRPCKHTGCRYSHHEVLHDSGNLSIKRAKPSTARTGRQRVDLGMMRLEVSSVDGKWSQLVNVFIDEGSDSTLMTDSCARSLNIRGIPQILEVDGVGGEVRQHSSQRVRFLIRSETGALFPISASTMKRVANPAPVINWNVKKQNWSHLRDIPVGEVGGDIDVLVGMDHAHLSMVQEGRGGKAGEPVASRTQLGWIIRGVTDTQDTLATVRSNRVISSTYSKDLNTQLRRFCDTEEFGTEFQAGCLSPEDKRALAIAVSGTKRLDVGYQVPITWREGEPNLTNNYEMAINRWKRYASVVNNESTARYFLAHHGVYKGSKLRVVFDTAAPFKGKCLNNAIIAGPALQPSLAAVVNRFRLYEIAWAADIEAMGNRAENLPDGSSTVWGELFPFVAIHTIRKIMEDAGANERITTAVRDNIYVDDYLNSAPGITDATQEATTIRNYLLAADLKLQGWISNSPEFVQGVMGKEHVLSSSPTTHSLVQNPDEKVLGVFWNTLKDSLGFNVANRPDTCFTRVNLISKVASVFDPLGTASPLIVKAKIRLRELGVKGLKWTDEVVGDDRKWWEQWFNALKLLGDVEIPRCLFPAVSTITSSEIHTFCDASEEAYAAVVYIRNSYDKNCKQTIRIHQIKAANKLAPKKCLSVPKLELNAALLGARLAKTVGTSLPPGMISSRKFWTDSSTVRNRIRATAAHYQVFVSNRIGEIQTITEPDEWRFVPGALNPADAATRSTLDGTIFPVAWLKGPKFLSQSGQEWPMDLPWIAVNEEKRPARTLVITQPVQRDWTQIQITPELSCLPSLCQLDPVFFDVIKQCQVEAFSEELRRLKNNKTLHSSSSLLALSPILDKDGLLRLGGRIGRARLPYDQLHPVLLPGKHPLAEKIVHAFHTRLNHVGTDFLLCYIRQHFWMTSGRELVKKIRRDCPICRRNRARPGEQLMAELPESRLDYGTIPFTRTAVDLFGPLEISSYRCRIAKRWGVLYTCLVTRTIFLELVPSLSSEDFLLSLRRFIAMYRSPAVLHSDNGTNFVGAEGELREAAIKLHSSEEVPAFMHSTRIRWIFQPHRTPHFGGAHEALVKITKRALYDALEREKGAFRHPSEDVLRTVLHEVAGLLNTRPLTYASSDPEDFRPLTPNDFLNRAPTAYPPAGCYDDAQPRERYQCL